A genomic stretch from Burkholderia pyrrocinia includes:
- a CDS encoding M20 aminoacylase family protein yields the protein MTHSVIPAGLADEMIEIRHRIHAHPELGFEEFATSDLVAEQLQSWGYTVHRGLGGTGVVAQLKLGNGMQRLGLRADMDALPIHEATGLPYQSTIAGKMHACGHDGHTAMLLAAAKHLARERRFSGTLNLIFQPAEEGLGGAKKMLDEGLFEQFPCDAIFAMHNMPGFPTGKFGFLPGPFMASSDTVVIDVQGRGGHGAVPHKAIDPVVVCAQIVLALQTIVSRNVSPLDMAIVTVGAIHAGDAPNVIPDRAQMRLSVRALKPEVRDLLETRIKEVVHAQAAVFGATATIDYQRRYPVLVNDAEMTAFARNVAREWVGDANLIDGMVPLTGSEDFAFLLEKRPGCYLIIGNGDGEGGCMVHNPGYDFNDAALPTGASYWVKLAEAFLV from the coding sequence GTGACGCACAGCGTGATTCCCGCAGGCCTCGCCGACGAAATGATCGAGATCCGGCACCGCATCCATGCTCACCCCGAACTGGGCTTCGAGGAATTCGCGACGAGCGACCTCGTCGCGGAGCAACTGCAGTCGTGGGGCTACACGGTGCATCGCGGGCTCGGCGGCACGGGCGTCGTCGCGCAGTTGAAGCTGGGCAACGGCATGCAGCGCCTCGGCCTGCGCGCCGACATGGATGCGCTGCCGATCCACGAGGCGACGGGCCTGCCGTACCAGAGCACGATCGCCGGCAAGATGCACGCATGCGGCCACGACGGCCACACGGCGATGCTGCTCGCGGCCGCGAAGCATCTCGCACGCGAGCGCCGCTTCTCGGGCACGCTGAACCTGATTTTCCAGCCGGCCGAGGAAGGGCTCGGCGGCGCGAAGAAGATGCTAGACGAAGGGCTGTTCGAGCAGTTCCCGTGCGACGCGATCTTCGCGATGCACAACATGCCGGGCTTCCCGACGGGCAAGTTCGGTTTCCTGCCGGGGCCGTTCATGGCGTCGTCGGATACCGTGGTCATCGACGTGCAGGGCCGCGGCGGCCACGGCGCGGTGCCGCACAAGGCGATCGATCCCGTCGTCGTGTGCGCGCAGATCGTGCTGGCGTTGCAGACGATCGTGTCGCGCAACGTGTCGCCGCTCGACATGGCGATCGTCACGGTCGGCGCGATCCACGCGGGCGACGCGCCGAACGTGATTCCCGATCGCGCGCAGATGCGCCTGTCCGTGCGCGCGCTGAAACCGGAGGTGCGCGACCTGCTCGAGACGCGCATCAAGGAGGTCGTGCATGCGCAGGCGGCCGTGTTCGGCGCGACCGCGACGATCGACTACCAGCGCCGCTACCCGGTGCTCGTCAACGATGCGGAAATGACCGCGTTTGCGCGCAACGTCGCGCGCGAGTGGGTGGGCGATGCAAACCTGATCGACGGGATGGTGCCGCTTACCGGCAGCGAGGATTTCGCGTTCCTGCTCGAGAAGCGGCCTGGCTGCTACCTGATCATCGGCAACGGTGACGGTGAGGGCGGCTGCATGGTGCACAACCCCGGTTACGACTTCAACGATGCGGCGTTGCCGACGGGCGCGTCGTACTGGGTCAAGCTGGCCGAGGCGTTCCTGGTTTGA
- a CDS encoding HoxN/HupN/NixA family nickel/cobalt transporter, translated as MLDSLFRLFNDSPSGLRGKIVAIYALLIAFNAGAWIWAFAAFHGQPVLLGTALLAYVFGLRHAVDADHIAAIDNVTRKLMQEGRSPLGAGLFFSLGHSTVVIVMSVVVALTAASLARFESMKAWGGVISTSVSAFFLLVLAIANLLILISVYRTFRAARRGEPIVDADLDLLLNQRGVLARLFRPLFRLVSRSWHLYPVGFLFGFGFDTATEIALFGISAAQVQGGLSFWSVMALPMLFTAGMTLVDTTDGILMMGAYRWAYVRPIRKIYYNMTITFVSVLVAALIGGIEVLALLADKLSLQGPVWGFASMVASHFGMLGYVVIGLFLACWLVSALIYRLKRYDEIDVTISA; from the coding sequence ATGCTCGATTCGCTGTTTCGCCTGTTCAACGACAGTCCGTCCGGGCTGCGCGGCAAGATCGTCGCGATCTATGCGCTGCTGATCGCGTTCAACGCAGGCGCGTGGATCTGGGCGTTCGCCGCCTTCCACGGCCAGCCCGTGCTGCTCGGCACCGCGCTGCTCGCGTACGTGTTCGGGCTGCGCCATGCGGTCGACGCCGACCACATCGCGGCCATCGACAACGTCACGCGCAAGCTGATGCAGGAGGGCCGCAGCCCGCTCGGCGCGGGCCTGTTCTTCTCGCTCGGCCACTCGACGGTCGTGATCGTGATGTCGGTCGTGGTCGCGCTCACGGCCGCGTCGCTCGCGCGCTTCGAGAGCATGAAAGCGTGGGGCGGCGTGATCAGCACGAGCGTGTCGGCGTTCTTCCTGCTGGTGCTCGCGATCGCGAACCTGCTGATCCTGATTTCCGTCTACCGGACGTTTCGCGCCGCGCGGCGCGGCGAGCCGATCGTCGACGCCGATCTCGACCTGCTGCTGAACCAGCGCGGCGTGCTCGCGCGCCTGTTCCGTCCGCTGTTCCGGCTCGTGTCGCGCAGCTGGCACCTGTATCCGGTCGGGTTCCTGTTCGGCTTCGGCTTCGATACGGCGACCGAGATCGCGCTGTTCGGCATCTCGGCGGCGCAGGTGCAGGGCGGCCTGTCGTTCTGGTCGGTGATGGCGCTGCCGATGCTGTTCACCGCCGGCATGACGCTGGTCGACACGACCGACGGCATCCTGATGATGGGCGCGTATCGCTGGGCGTACGTGCGGCCGATCCGCAAGATCTACTACAACATGACGATCACCTTCGTGTCGGTGCTGGTCGCCGCGCTGATCGGCGGCATCGAGGTGCTTGCGCTGCTCGCGGACAAGCTGTCGCTGCAGGGCCCGGTATGGGGCTTCGCGTCGATGGTGGCGTCGCACTTCGGCATGCTCGGCTACGTCGTGATCGGCCTGTTCCTCGCATGCTGGCTCGTGTCGGCCCTGATCTACCGGTTAAAGCGCTACGACGAGATCGACGTGACGATCTCGGCCTGA
- the bamE gene encoding outer membrane protein assembly factor BamE domain-containing protein, whose product MRKQLLTVLTACAVGVLAAGCDDQKVADAVNAIKPDPMAFGKLQPGVSTTEDVLRQAGKPEMVRQGDDGSQRFEYPRGPYGTSTYMLDFGPDGRLVSITQALTAANIAKVVPGMSKDDVRQLLGKPTEVAQYALSHEEVWSWHWAEGGVSGDAMFNAHFSPEGSVIRTSRSEAPGREKN is encoded by the coding sequence ATGCGAAAACAGCTTCTGACCGTGCTGACGGCCTGTGCGGTCGGCGTTCTGGCGGCCGGGTGCGACGACCAGAAGGTGGCCGACGCGGTGAACGCGATCAAGCCCGATCCGATGGCGTTCGGCAAGCTGCAGCCGGGCGTCTCGACGACCGAGGACGTGCTCCGTCAGGCTGGCAAGCCCGAGATGGTCAGGCAGGGTGACGACGGCTCGCAGCGGTTCGAGTATCCGCGCGGCCCGTACGGCACGAGCACCTACATGCTCGATTTCGGGCCCGACGGCCGGCTCGTGTCGATCACGCAGGCGCTGACGGCGGCGAACATCGCGAAGGTCGTGCCCGGGATGTCGAAGGACGACGTGCGGCAACTGCTCGGCAAGCCGACCGAGGTCGCGCAATACGCGTTGAGCCATGAAGAGGTGTGGAGCTGGCACTGGGCCGAGGGCGGCGTATCGGGCGACGCGATGTTCAATGCGCATTTCTCGCCCGAGGGGTCCGTGATCCGGACTTCGCGTTCGGAAGCGCCGGGCCGCGAAAAAAACTGA
- a CDS encoding type IV toxin-antitoxin system AbiEi family antitoxin, which translates to MPENALLPLSEQHVLDEACAAFERATRRFSARPVRVPAAYNAHADAMIRFDIAGQAFEMPVAVSLRVESLPGALAELRRRGGATAMPGERPLMLVAPYLSAELAAGLTDQGTPFLDTAGNACLIQPEATVMIAGRPKPARTPRRQASRATTPKGLAVMFALATQPGLVAQPYRGIAAASGVALGTVNLAMDDLIARSLVGQRRNGERLIPDWPRFVQEWVALYPSRLRAKLSSRRFAGLAPDWWRGFDFASFDAQLGGEPAADLLTHDLKPAAITVYTHGAVSNRLLLQARLRPDERGDVEILEAFWPRTPALDWRKQDVPLVPPLLVYADLVSSGDSRNLAAAERIHDRYLAHPPA; encoded by the coding sequence ATGCCCGAGAACGCTCTCCTCCCGCTGTCGGAACAGCATGTGCTCGACGAAGCCTGCGCCGCGTTCGAACGCGCGACCCGGCGCTTCAGCGCGCGGCCCGTGCGCGTGCCGGCCGCATACAACGCGCATGCCGACGCGATGATCCGCTTCGACATTGCCGGGCAGGCATTCGAGATGCCGGTCGCCGTGAGCCTGCGCGTCGAATCGCTGCCGGGCGCGCTCGCGGAATTGCGCCGCCGCGGCGGTGCTACCGCGATGCCCGGCGAACGGCCGCTGATGCTGGTCGCGCCGTATCTTTCGGCCGAACTGGCCGCCGGCCTGACCGACCAGGGCACCCCGTTTCTCGACACCGCCGGCAACGCATGCCTGATTCAACCGGAGGCGACCGTGATGATCGCGGGCCGGCCGAAGCCCGCACGCACCCCGCGCCGGCAGGCGTCGCGCGCGACGACGCCGAAGGGACTGGCCGTGATGTTCGCACTCGCGACGCAGCCGGGCCTCGTCGCGCAGCCGTATCGGGGGATTGCCGCCGCGTCGGGCGTCGCGCTCGGCACGGTCAATCTCGCGATGGACGATCTGATCGCGCGCAGCCTCGTCGGGCAGCGCCGCAACGGCGAGCGCCTGATTCCCGACTGGCCGCGCTTCGTGCAGGAATGGGTCGCGCTGTACCCGAGCCGCTTGCGCGCGAAACTGTCGAGCCGACGGTTTGCCGGCCTCGCCCCCGACTGGTGGCGCGGCTTCGATTTCGCGTCGTTCGATGCGCAGCTCGGCGGCGAGCCGGCGGCCGACCTGCTGACGCACGACCTGAAACCGGCCGCGATCACCGTCTATACGCACGGCGCGGTGTCGAACCGCCTGCTGCTCCAGGCCCGCCTGCGTCCGGACGAGCGCGGCGACGTCGAAATCCTCGAAGCGTTCTGGCCGCGCACGCCTGCGCTCGACTGGCGCAAGCAGGATGTGCCGCTCGTGCCGCCGCTCCTGGTCTACGCGGATCTCGTCTCGTCCGGGGACAGCCGCAATCTTGCCGCCGCCGAACGGATCCATGACCGATACCTCGCCCATCCGCCCGCTTGA
- a CDS encoding nucleotidyl transferase AbiEii/AbiGii toxin family protein, which translates to MTDTSPIRPLEVDARRPLEPAAVALLQAVGSACARLDAAFVVAGATARDILMWHVHGIRPVRATRDVDVAVCAVSWPFHERLVDTLVATGQFTRAPKQQQKLLFESGTHGFRTELDLVPFGPLETPPGEIAWPPGGEFVLTVLGFQEAVDTAQPVSIDARTVVPVASLPALALLKLLAWKDRRARQNSDAYDLLFLLRNYHDAGNRERIWEAAPDLLEAHAFQPGLAAAALLARDAKRIASPHTRDAIRALLSDAATYAALGQDLLARAFAQLSGEFIDDADRYLDAFRNAFLVDPPAPHA; encoded by the coding sequence ATGACCGATACCTCGCCCATCCGCCCGCTTGAAGTCGATGCGCGCCGGCCGCTCGAGCCGGCGGCGGTCGCGCTGCTGCAAGCGGTCGGCAGCGCCTGCGCGCGTCTCGACGCGGCGTTCGTCGTCGCCGGCGCAACCGCGCGCGACATCCTGATGTGGCATGTACATGGCATCCGGCCGGTGCGTGCGACGCGGGACGTCGACGTCGCGGTGTGCGCGGTGAGCTGGCCGTTCCACGAGCGGCTCGTCGATACGCTCGTCGCGACCGGGCAATTCACGCGCGCGCCGAAGCAGCAGCAGAAACTGCTGTTCGAAAGCGGAACGCACGGTTTTCGCACCGAACTCGATCTCGTGCCGTTCGGGCCGCTCGAAACGCCGCCGGGAGAGATCGCGTGGCCGCCGGGCGGCGAATTCGTGCTGACCGTGCTCGGGTTCCAGGAAGCGGTCGACACGGCGCAGCCGGTGTCGATCGACGCACGCACCGTAGTGCCGGTGGCCAGCCTGCCGGCGCTCGCGCTGTTGAAGTTGCTCGCATGGAAGGACCGGCGCGCGCGCCAGAACAGCGACGCGTACGACCTGCTGTTCCTGCTGCGCAATTATCACGACGCCGGCAATCGCGAGCGCATCTGGGAGGCCGCGCCGGACCTGCTCGAGGCGCATGCGTTCCAGCCGGGCCTCGCCGCCGCCGCGCTGCTCGCGCGGGATGCGAAGCGGATTGCTTCGCCGCACACGCGCGACGCCATTCGCGCGCTGTTGTCCGACGCAGCGACTTACGCGGCGCTCGGCCAGGATCTGCTGGCACGCGCGTTCGCGCAGTTGTCGGGCGAATTCATCGATGATGCCGACCGGTATCTCGACGCGTTCCGCAACGCGTTCCTCGTCGATCCTCCCGCACCGCACGCGTGA
- the cobA gene encoding uroporphyrinogen-III C-methyltransferase: MCRPPAPFHCFDTVRAVPRAMSRAWLIGAGPGDADLLTLKAVRAIGAADVLLVDDLVNPDVLRHARADAHIEHVGKRGGHASTPQEAIVAAMLAHLRAGRSVARLKGGDPFVFGRGGEELAALGAAGFPVEVVNGITAGIAAPAALGIPVTQRGDAQGVIFVTGHSAGADEPDWRALAATRMTIVIYMGIRRLDAIAAALRDGGLPGDTPCAAIENATRPEQRHVLATLDTVVERVGATGIGSPAIVVIGRVAALADDPSVRAALGGGA; the protein is encoded by the coding sequence ATGTGCCGCCCGCCTGCCCCTTTCCACTGTTTCGACACGGTGCGCGCCGTGCCGCGCGCGATGAGCCGCGCCTGGCTCATCGGCGCCGGCCCCGGCGACGCCGACCTGCTGACGCTCAAGGCCGTGCGCGCGATCGGCGCGGCGGACGTGCTGCTCGTCGACGATCTCGTGAACCCCGACGTGCTGCGCCATGCGCGCGCCGACGCGCACATCGAGCATGTCGGCAAGCGCGGCGGCCATGCGTCGACGCCGCAGGAAGCGATCGTCGCCGCGATGCTCGCGCACCTGCGCGCCGGCCGCAGCGTCGCGCGGCTCAAGGGCGGCGATCCGTTCGTGTTCGGCCGCGGCGGCGAGGAACTGGCCGCGCTCGGTGCGGCGGGTTTTCCGGTCGAGGTCGTGAACGGCATCACCGCGGGCATCGCCGCGCCGGCCGCGCTCGGCATTCCGGTCACGCAGCGCGGCGACGCGCAGGGCGTGATCTTCGTCACGGGCCACAGTGCAGGCGCCGACGAGCCCGACTGGCGCGCGCTGGCGGCCACGCGCATGACGATCGTGATCTACATGGGCATCCGCCGGCTCGACGCGATCGCGGCGGCGCTGCGCGACGGCGGCCTGCCGGGCGATACGCCGTGCGCGGCGATCGAGAACGCGACGCGCCCCGAACAGCGGCACGTGCTCGCGACGCTCGACACCGTCGTCGAACGCGTCGGCGCGACCGGCATCGGTTCGCCGGCGATCGTCGTGATCGGCCGCGTCGCGGCGCTTGCCGACGATCCGTCGGTGCGTGCGGCGCTCGGCGGCGGCGCATGA
- a CDS encoding cobyrinate a,c-diamide synthase, producing the protein MPACPALFVSAPASGQGKTSVTAGLARLHRRLGRRVRVFKTGPDFLDPMLLERASGASVHALDLGMVGEAGCRALLAEAARDADLILIEGVMGLFDGTPSSADLAAAFGVPVVAVISAKSMAQTFAAIAFGLARFRPGLPFHGVLANRVGSARHAELLQQALPVDLRWLGHVPADAGIALPERHLGLHQPADIDDLDARLERAADVLAQTALAELPPAIAFAEPDVAAPLPRALAGKRITVARDAAFSFIYPANLALLDALGAQLRFFSPLADEPVPDDCDALFLPGGYPELHAATLAANAETARTIRAHAATGKPIVAECGGMVYLCESLTDVDGATTPMLGLLPGHATMQRRFAALGMQQLDTRIGPMRGHTFHYSRLATPLEPVANAVRPDGAPGSGEAVYRRGAIVATYMHMYWPSNPDAVVALFSGEAF; encoded by the coding sequence GTGCCGGCCTGCCCCGCGCTGTTCGTCAGCGCGCCCGCGTCCGGCCAGGGCAAGACGTCGGTGACGGCCGGCCTCGCGCGGCTGCACCGCCGGCTCGGCCGCCGCGTGCGCGTGTTCAAGACCGGGCCCGATTTTCTCGATCCGATGCTGCTCGAACGCGCGAGCGGCGCGAGCGTGCATGCGCTCGACCTCGGGATGGTCGGCGAGGCCGGCTGCCGGGCGCTACTGGCCGAGGCCGCGCGCGATGCGGACCTGATCCTGATCGAGGGCGTGATGGGGCTGTTCGACGGCACGCCGAGCAGTGCCGACCTCGCGGCCGCGTTCGGCGTGCCGGTCGTCGCGGTGATTTCCGCGAAGTCGATGGCGCAGACCTTCGCGGCAATCGCATTCGGGCTCGCGCGGTTCCGGCCGGGGCTGCCGTTTCACGGCGTGCTGGCGAACCGCGTCGGCTCGGCCCGGCACGCGGAATTGCTGCAACAGGCGCTACCCGTCGACCTGCGCTGGCTCGGCCACGTGCCGGCCGATGCGGGCATCGCGCTGCCGGAGCGGCATCTCGGCCTGCACCAGCCGGCCGACATCGACGATCTCGACGCGCGGCTCGAACGCGCGGCCGACGTGCTCGCGCAGACGGCGCTCGCCGAATTGCCGCCTGCCATCGCGTTCGCGGAACCGGACGTGGCAGCGCCGCTGCCGCGCGCGCTCGCCGGCAAGCGGATCACGGTCGCGCGCGATGCGGCGTTCTCGTTCATCTATCCGGCGAATCTCGCGCTGCTCGATGCGCTCGGTGCGCAGCTGCGGTTCTTCTCGCCGCTCGCCGACGAGCCGGTGCCGGACGATTGCGATGCTCTGTTCCTGCCGGGCGGCTATCCGGAACTGCATGCGGCGACGCTCGCGGCGAATGCCGAAACCGCGCGGACGATTCGTGCGCATGCGGCTACGGGCAAGCCGATCGTCGCGGAATGCGGCGGGATGGTGTATCTGTGTGAATCTCTGACCGACGTGGACGGCGCAACGACGCCGATGCTGGGCCTGCTGCCGGGCCACGCGACGATGCAGCGCCGGTTCGCGGCGCTCGGCATGCAGCAGCTCGATACGCGCATCGGGCCGATGCGCGGCCATACGTTTCATTATTCGCGGCTCGCGACGCCGCTGGAACCGGTCGCGAACGCGGTGCGCCCCGACGGCGCGCCGGGCAGCGGCGAAGCCGTCTATCGCCGCGGCGCGATCGTCGCGACGTACATGCATATGTACTGGCCGTCGAATCCGGATGCGGTCGTGGCGTTGTTCAGCGGAGAAGCGTTCTAG
- the cobO gene encoding cob(I)yrinic acid a,c-diamide adenosyltransferase → MKTDSESHQRMAERRRAGHEKKQAAATHEKGLLIVHTGNGKGKSTAAFGMAVRVLGHGMRLGVVQFIKGALHTSERDFLGAVAECDFVTMGDGYTWNTQNRDADIATARKGWDEARRMIESGDYRMVILDELNTVLKYEYLPLDEVLATLVARPESVHVVVTGRHAPDALIDAADLVTEMRLVKHPYKEQGVKAQRGVEF, encoded by the coding sequence ATGAAGACCGATTCCGAATCCCATCAGCGGATGGCCGAGCGCCGCCGTGCCGGCCACGAGAAGAAGCAGGCCGCCGCCACTCATGAAAAAGGCCTGCTGATCGTCCACACCGGCAACGGCAAGGGCAAGAGCACGGCCGCGTTCGGCATGGCCGTGCGCGTGCTCGGCCACGGCATGCGGCTCGGCGTCGTGCAGTTCATCAAGGGCGCGCTGCACACGTCGGAACGCGACTTCCTTGGCGCGGTCGCGGAATGCGACTTCGTGACGATGGGCGACGGCTATACGTGGAACACGCAGAACCGCGACGCCGACATCGCGACCGCGCGCAAGGGCTGGGACGAGGCGCGCCGGATGATCGAAAGCGGCGACTACCGGATGGTGATCCTCGACGAATTGAACACCGTGCTGAAGTACGAATACCTGCCGCTCGACGAAGTGCTCGCGACGCTCGTCGCGCGTCCGGAGTCGGTGCATGTCGTCGTTACCGGGCGGCATGCGCCCGATGCGCTGATCGACGCGGCCGATCTCGTCACCGAAATGCGGCTCGTCAAGCATCCGTACAAGGAGCAAGGCGTGAAGGCGCAGCGCGGCGTGGAGTTCTGA
- the cobW gene encoding cobalamin biosynthesis protein CobW, whose translation MTLRKLPVTIVTGFLGSGKTTLMRHILQHAEGRRIAVIVNEFGELGIDGEILKGCGIGCEETEGAQDEASGQLYELANGCLCCTVQEEFYPVMEALVERRADIDHVLIETSGLALPKPLVQAFNWPTIRNSFTVDAVVTVVDGPAAASGQFAENPQAVDAQRRADPNLDHESPLHELFADQLSSADLVIVNKADLVGDAQFAQIETAIREEIPPQVKIVRATRGELDLAMLLGLESASEETIHLRHDHHGSAGDGDHDHHHDDFDSVVVSGDAGSREATIAALQRVVEAHTIYRAKGFAALPGAPMRLVIQGVGRRFDSYFDRRWQDGETRASRFVLIGEDLDAAALQRAFDAACAAEPQQA comes from the coding sequence ATGACCCTACGCAAGCTGCCCGTCACGATCGTCACGGGCTTTCTCGGCAGCGGCAAGACCACGCTGATGCGCCACATCCTGCAGCACGCCGAAGGCCGCCGCATCGCGGTGATCGTCAACGAATTCGGCGAGCTCGGCATCGACGGCGAAATCCTCAAGGGCTGCGGCATCGGCTGCGAGGAGACAGAAGGCGCGCAGGACGAAGCGTCGGGCCAGCTCTACGAGCTCGCGAACGGCTGCCTGTGCTGCACCGTGCAGGAAGAGTTCTATCCGGTGATGGAAGCGCTCGTCGAGCGCCGCGCGGACATCGACCATGTGCTGATCGAGACGTCGGGGCTCGCGCTGCCGAAGCCGCTCGTGCAGGCGTTCAACTGGCCGACGATCCGCAACAGCTTCACGGTCGACGCGGTCGTGACCGTCGTCGACGGGCCGGCCGCCGCGAGCGGCCAGTTCGCGGAAAACCCGCAGGCCGTCGACGCGCAGCGCCGTGCGGACCCGAACCTCGACCACGAATCGCCGCTGCACGAGCTGTTCGCCGACCAGCTGTCGTCCGCCGATCTCGTGATCGTGAACAAGGCCGATCTCGTCGGCGACGCGCAGTTCGCGCAGATCGAAACCGCGATCCGCGAAGAGATCCCGCCGCAGGTGAAGATCGTGCGCGCGACGCGCGGCGAACTCGATCTTGCAATGCTGCTCGGGCTCGAATCGGCGTCGGAGGAAACGATTCACCTGCGCCACGACCATCACGGCTCGGCCGGCGACGGCGATCACGATCACCATCACGACGATTTCGACTCGGTGGTCGTGTCGGGCGACGCGGGCTCGCGCGAAGCGACGATCGCCGCGCTGCAGCGCGTCGTCGAAGCGCACACGATCTACCGCGCGAAGGGCTTCGCCGCGCTGCCCGGCGCGCCGATGCGGCTCGTGATCCAGGGCGTCGGCCGCCGCTTCGACAGCTATTTCGACCGCCGCTGGCAGGACGGCGAAACGCGCGCGAGCCGTTTCGTGCTGATCGGCGAGGATCTCGACGCGGCCGCGCTGCAACGCGCGTTCGACGCCGCGTGCGCGGCCGAGCCGCAACAGGCGTAA
- a CDS encoding cobalamin biosynthesis protein → MMRVALGVGFRAGVTAAQLDAAIRAALVLYPAAEPVLVATLADKARARALRTLCARRGWPLVAFDAAQLASRPELAASGPSDAALARFGVAGVAEPCAQLAAPHGRLLGPKSIRDGVTVALAGPL, encoded by the coding sequence ATGATGCGCGTCGCGCTCGGCGTCGGTTTCCGCGCGGGCGTGACGGCCGCGCAACTCGATGCCGCGATTCGCGCAGCGCTGGTGCTCTACCCTGCTGCCGAACCGGTGCTCGTCGCGACGCTCGCCGACAAGGCGCGTGCCCGCGCGCTGCGCACGCTGTGCGCGCGACGCGGCTGGCCGCTCGTCGCGTTCGACGCGGCGCAACTCGCGAGCCGTCCCGAACTGGCCGCGAGCGGCCCGTCGGACGCCGCGCTTGCACGCTTCGGCGTCGCGGGCGTGGCCGAGCCGTGCGCGCAGCTCGCGGCGCCGCACGGCCGGCTGCTCGGCCCCAAATCCATCCGGGACGGCGTGACGGTCGCACTCGCCGGCCCGCTCTGA
- a CDS encoding type II toxin-antitoxin system ParD family antitoxin, with protein MSRNISVSLGDHFAEFVDAQVQSGRYSSASDVVRAGLRLLESHETQIRALQEALKAGEASGEPHAFASEAFLVRMRTTHGG; from the coding sequence ATGTCGCGAAACATATCCGTTTCCCTGGGCGACCACTTTGCCGAATTCGTCGACGCTCAAGTGCAATCGGGGCGATACAGTTCCGCAAGCGACGTCGTCCGAGCCGGTTTGCGGCTCCTCGAGTCACACGAAACGCAAATCCGTGCGTTGCAGGAAGCGCTGAAGGCCGGCGAGGCATCGGGGGAGCCCCATGCCTTTGCCAGCGAGGCCTTCCTGGTCCGCATGCGGACAACGCATGGCGGTTAA